From Acidithiobacillus sp., the proteins below share one genomic window:
- the flhF gene encoding flagellar biosynthesis protein FlhF: MKIRRFNGASTRDVLQQIRTTLGADAVILSNRDVDGGVEIVAAIDFDEKQWTEVTPTPSWPEPLRGVPAKLPEENVLTMSTKPPLAVPERVAPMAVSSSATTGATPLRNELQALRQLVEKRWGSLRASKQAREVLTDMGFSAGWAAQIAQQAAEEAWEAPLRAVLEERVGLSENPLDKGGIFAVLGPTGSGKTTSIAKLAAAQVLRHGPHSVALLTTDTYRIAGVEQLGIYARILGVPLEVIRGPEDLFQALEKHCQRPWIFIDTIGMSPRDQRLGEQLQWLAALGPQAHRFLLISAGLSDKSLSTVLAPYADLPLAGAILSKVDEAPAFGGALEWLAQHHLPIAYYSDGQKVPEDLHEARWDALIHILQSVPAGDAVASTAHNRYHGA; this comes from the coding sequence ATGAAGATCAGGCGATTTAACGGGGCGAGCACTCGCGACGTACTGCAGCAGATTCGCACCACCTTGGGTGCCGATGCAGTCATTCTCTCCAACCGGGATGTGGATGGGGGTGTCGAGATCGTTGCGGCCATCGATTTTGATGAAAAACAGTGGACTGAGGTCACGCCAACGCCAAGCTGGCCTGAACCGTTACGCGGAGTTCCGGCAAAATTGCCAGAGGAGAATGTTCTCACCATGAGCACTAAGCCCCCACTAGCTGTCCCTGAACGTGTGGCGCCCATGGCAGTGAGCAGCAGTGCCACCACGGGGGCTACTCCGCTCCGTAACGAGCTTCAGGCCCTGCGGCAATTGGTGGAAAAACGCTGGGGCAGTCTGCGCGCCAGCAAGCAGGCGCGCGAGGTGCTGACGGATATGGGTTTCTCGGCGGGCTGGGCTGCGCAAATCGCGCAGCAGGCCGCAGAGGAGGCCTGGGAGGCGCCACTGCGCGCGGTGCTGGAGGAGCGGGTGGGCTTGAGCGAAAACCCTCTGGATAAAGGTGGAATTTTCGCGGTATTGGGTCCTACCGGCTCAGGCAAAACCACCAGCATAGCGAAACTCGCTGCCGCCCAGGTGTTACGCCATGGACCGCACTCCGTCGCATTGCTGACCACCGATACCTATCGTATCGCGGGCGTCGAGCAGTTGGGGATCTATGCGCGCATTCTTGGCGTACCGCTGGAGGTCATCCGTGGTCCGGAAGACCTTTTCCAGGCCTTGGAGAAGCATTGCCAGAGACCGTGGATATTCATCGATACCATCGGCATGAGCCCGCGTGACCAGCGCTTGGGAGAGCAGTTGCAGTGGCTCGCCGCTTTGGGACCGCAAGCCCATCGTTTTCTGCTCATATCGGCTGGACTGAGCGACAAGAGTTTATCGACGGTTCTGGCACCATATGCGGATCTTCCCCTGGCAGGAGCCATCCTCTCCAAAGTAGATGAGGCGCCGGCTTTTGGTGGCGCATTGGAGTGGTTGGCACAACATCATCTGCCCATTGCCTATTACAGCGACGGTCAGAAGGTGCCGGAAGACCTCCATGAGGCCCGTTGGGACGCGCTGATTCATATACTGCAATCGGTTCCGGCAGGCGATGCGGTGGCTAGCACTGCCCATAATCGCTATCATGGCGCCTGA
- a CDS encoding MinD/ParA family protein — translation MRARKPVKVIAVASGKGGVGKTNVAVNLAIALAQKGEKPLLFDADLGLGNVDILLGLSPRYNLSHVISGEKSIEEVLVNGPQGIRVLPAASGIARMAVLDGLAQASLIQAVSNLDIDVDYLLIDLAAGIAGDVLTFSCAAQDVVVVVSNEPASITDAYALIKLLSRDHGVRRFRVLPNMVRDQREGQMLFQRVAAVADRYLEVSLDLIGSIPLDPALRSAVRSQRAIVELYPDSPAARALRDLATTVRSWPLPTGPAGHIEFFMERLLSAEKSLQSL, via the coding sequence ATGCGTGCGCGTAAACCAGTCAAGGTGATTGCCGTCGCCAGCGGTAAAGGCGGGGTGGGCAAGACCAATGTCGCTGTTAATCTGGCTATCGCTCTCGCCCAGAAGGGCGAGAAACCCCTGCTTTTCGACGCCGACCTCGGTCTCGGCAATGTGGATATCCTGCTCGGCCTCAGTCCTCGCTATAACCTCTCTCATGTGATTTCTGGTGAAAAATCCATTGAAGAAGTGCTCGTCAATGGCCCTCAGGGCATTCGCGTGTTACCTGCAGCCAGCGGTATCGCGCGCATGGCGGTTCTGGATGGCCTGGCTCAGGCGAGCCTGATTCAGGCTGTGAGCAACCTCGATATTGACGTTGATTACCTGCTGATTGATCTTGCTGCTGGCATTGCGGGTGATGTACTGACCTTCAGCTGCGCCGCCCAGGATGTCGTTGTTGTGGTTTCCAATGAGCCGGCTTCCATCACCGACGCCTACGCCCTCATTAAGTTGCTCAGCCGTGATCACGGTGTGCGGCGTTTCCGGGTGCTGCCCAATATGGTGCGTGACCAGCGCGAAGGTCAGATGCTCTTTCAGCGCGTCGCCGCAGTGGCGGACCGTTATCTCGAAGTCAGTCTTGATCTGATCGGCAGCATTCCCCTGGATCCTGCTCTGCGTAGTGCGGTACGTTCGCAGCGGGCCATTGTCGAACTCTACCCCGACAGTCCTGCCGCCCGAGCGCTGCGTGATCTGGCGACAACAGTGCGTAGCTGGCCCTTGCCAACGGGTCCCGCTGGGCATATCGAGTTTTTCATGGAACGCCTGTTATCGGCAGAAAAATCGCTGCAGAGCTTATGA
- the fliA gene encoding RNA polymerase sigma factor FliA encodes MSAGMAVDRMVQRSAQVARYVPLVQRIAQRIRARLPANVDVADLVQAGLLGLMDALDSQSGDESDAFISYASMRIRGSILDELRAQDWLPRRARAKEQSIGRAMARLEQHLGHPPSDEEIAKDLGWTTAAYQAALRESGGQILYLEDLAADNDAFVGRYLRDAADDIQAVLVSEEFSRDLQRGIRTLPEKEQLVLALYYQDELTLKEIGSVLEVSESRVSQIMRQAVLRLRATLGDWHDDGF; translated from the coding sequence ATGAGTGCCGGAATGGCAGTGGATCGAATGGTACAGCGCAGCGCGCAGGTGGCACGCTATGTGCCCCTGGTGCAGCGTATTGCCCAGCGGATCCGTGCCCGGCTGCCCGCCAATGTCGATGTAGCCGATCTTGTGCAGGCAGGTTTGTTGGGATTGATGGATGCCCTCGATAGCCAGTCGGGAGACGAGAGTGATGCCTTCATCAGTTATGCCAGCATGCGGATTCGTGGCAGTATTCTTGACGAGCTGCGTGCCCAGGACTGGTTGCCCCGCCGTGCGCGTGCCAAGGAGCAATCTATCGGCAGGGCTATGGCCCGTCTGGAACAACATCTCGGACATCCGCCCAGTGATGAGGAAATTGCCAAAGATCTGGGCTGGACGACGGCGGCTTACCAGGCCGCGTTGCGTGAGAGTGGCGGTCAGATTCTTTATCTCGAAGATCTGGCAGCGGACAATGACGCTTTTGTCGGTCGCTACCTCCGCGACGCTGCGGACGATATTCAGGCGGTGCTGGTATCTGAAGAATTTTCCCGCGATCTCCAGCGCGGTATCCGCACTTTACCAGAGAAAGAGCAGCTGGTCCTTGCGCTTTATTATCAGGACGAACTCACGCTGAAAGAGATTGGCAGCGTATTGGAGGTCAGCGAATCCCGCGTCAGCCAGATTATGCGGCAAGCGGTCCTGCGTTTGCGTGCCACTCTGGGAGACTGGCATGACGACGGGTTTTGA
- a CDS encoding flagellar motor protein, with translation MDFLTLIGLVVAFGGIFVGQLLEGGKLSSILQLTAFIIVIGGTMGAVMVQYTMPVFVRSLKMVPWAVLPPKTDPQPVIAQILEWSNTARKNGLLALESLIEDVNDPFLQKGLQMLVDGAEPGKIRATLEVDLDSRSEMERQAAKVFESAGGYSPTIGILGAVLGLIHVMENLADPAKLGAGIATAFVATIYGVGSANLLFLPISNKIKGVVHQQTYLREMIIEGLVGIAEGENPKIIEGRLQSFYAR, from the coding sequence GTGGATTTTTTGACGCTGATTGGTCTGGTGGTGGCTTTCGGTGGTATTTTTGTTGGCCAGCTTCTGGAAGGTGGTAAGCTCAGTTCCATCCTTCAGCTCACTGCCTTCATCATCGTTATCGGCGGTACCATGGGTGCGGTGATGGTGCAATACACCATGCCCGTGTTCGTTCGCTCTCTGAAGATGGTGCCCTGGGCGGTGCTGCCCCCCAAAACCGATCCTCAGCCCGTCATCGCGCAAATTCTGGAATGGAGCAATACCGCCCGTAAAAACGGACTACTAGCGCTGGAAAGCCTGATCGAGGATGTCAATGACCCGTTTTTACAAAAAGGCTTACAGATGCTGGTCGATGGGGCGGAACCGGGGAAAATCCGGGCTACCCTGGAGGTCGATCTGGATTCCCGCTCGGAGATGGAGCGGCAGGCGGCCAAAGTTTTTGAATCGGCGGGTGGGTACTCGCCGACTATCGGTATTCTTGGCGCCGTGCTGGGCCTGATTCATGTCATGGAAAATCTCGCAGACCCGGCCAAACTTGGAGCGGGCATAGCAACGGCTTTCGTTGCAACCATCTACGGTGTGGGGTCTGCCAACCTGCTTTTTCTCCCCATATCGAACAAGATCAAAGGTGTCGTACATCAGCAAACCTATCTACGTGAGATGATCATCGAGGGGCTGGTTGGGATAGCGGAAGGTGAAAATCCCAAAATCATTGAAGGGCGACTGCAAAGCTTTTACGCACGCTGA
- a CDS encoding GGDEF domain-containing protein: MTARSQNAPRSGSETRDIADESIYLDDLILFYNSWKTFWQTWLQEHLQGKKLPRRAEQMVLQALHGPEARIPQAHKACWHSLQASCHEILHQLHIHSEEASKNCPIPEFVPVIGAASALEQQCFEEIVAFSKNLGEIDILTNLPNRRRMEQDLVREQALVDRGANGFIAMIDVDHFKTLNDTYGHPAGDAILREIARRLRAALRHYDGLYRYGGEEFLAIFPGLGTECALLAAQRLCRTVAADPFQTVDGHLLTITLSIGITALAHHMSPAERMAIADVALYRAKQGGRNQVRLIP, encoded by the coding sequence ATGACAGCCCGATCGCAGAATGCCCCACGTTCCGGGAGTGAGACACGAGATATCGCCGACGAAAGCATATACCTCGATGATTTAATTCTTTTTTACAACTCTTGGAAAACATTCTGGCAAACTTGGTTGCAGGAACATCTACAAGGCAAAAAATTGCCGCGCCGCGCGGAACAAATGGTTTTACAGGCCTTGCATGGGCCTGAAGCGCGCATACCGCAAGCCCACAAAGCCTGCTGGCATAGTTTACAGGCTTCCTGCCATGAGATTTTGCATCAACTGCATATTCATTCTGAAGAAGCGTCAAAAAACTGTCCCATCCCGGAGTTCGTCCCCGTCATAGGCGCCGCCAGTGCTTTGGAACAGCAATGCTTTGAGGAGATCGTCGCTTTTAGTAAAAATCTGGGGGAGATAGACATACTCACCAACCTACCAAACCGGCGCCGGATGGAGCAGGACTTAGTACGTGAACAGGCGCTGGTCGATCGCGGCGCTAACGGTTTTATCGCGATGATAGATGTGGATCACTTCAAGACGCTCAATGACACCTACGGACATCCTGCTGGAGATGCGATTTTGCGGGAAATCGCGCGACGTCTGCGCGCTGCTTTGCGTCATTATGATGGCTTGTACCGCTATGGTGGTGAGGAGTTTCTGGCAATTTTCCCAGGGCTTGGCACGGAGTGCGCTTTGCTTGCGGCGCAGCGCCTATGTCGAACCGTCGCCGCCGACCCTTTTCAGACAGTCGATGGCCACCTGCTGACTATTACGTTATCCATAGGTATCACCGCCCTCGCCCACCACATGTCCCCCGCGGAAAGAATGGCGATTGCTGACGTTGCTCTGTATCGGGCGAAACAGGGTGGACGGAATCAGGTGCGCCTGATTCCGTAG
- the fliS gene encoding flagellar export chaperone FliS yields the protein MQHIPKKSAQDFSTAVPYFSSDGLVLLGLEGVEKYIRRIRRALERRDFAAKQRAMERVQQIVQHLLVTLDDNLPSPHLRRLDSLYRYLLLKLAYINLFNDIQEIAGCATILGDLRLEWSAIFHPSERNDLCRRSQVDLARFLLG from the coding sequence ATGCAGCATATACCCAAAAAATCGGCACAGGATTTCTCTACAGCGGTGCCGTATTTTTCGTCCGATGGCCTTGTTTTGCTGGGACTGGAGGGTGTTGAAAAATACATACGCCGGATTCGACGGGCGTTGGAGCGTCGGGATTTCGCCGCAAAGCAGCGCGCGATGGAGCGGGTTCAGCAGATCGTTCAGCATCTGTTGGTCACTCTGGACGACAATCTCCCATCCCCCCACCTGCGGCGCCTCGATAGTCTCTATCGGTACCTTTTGCTGAAACTGGCGTATATAAATTTATTCAATGATATACAGGAGATTGCCGGATGCGCCACGATCCTTGGCGACCTGCGTTTGGAATGGTCAGCAATCTTCCATCCTTCCGAAAGAAACGATTTGTGCAGGCGGAGCCAAGTCGACCTGGCAAGATTTTTACTTGGCTGA
- the fliL gene encoding flagellar basal body-associated FliL family protein, producing MAEEKKPGKSSRVIILIIAIVVLLIIAAGGTWWFVLRPATAPTPAQIAKERLRDTKFIDLGSLVTNLQSSDGSTHYIQVQIQLKTYNTVVETSVKSFMPEIRNGILMLLSAQNADKVSEPAVRDQLLQEIKQQVNTTLETDGGVQKVPPTEKNPPIAAVYFASFVVQ from the coding sequence ATGGCAGAAGAAAAGAAGCCGGGGAAAAGCAGTCGGGTGATCATCCTCATCATTGCGATTGTCGTGTTGCTCATCATCGCGGCAGGGGGCACTTGGTGGTTTGTCCTGCGCCCAGCGACCGCGCCCACGCCTGCACAAATCGCCAAGGAAAGGTTGCGGGACACCAAGTTTATTGATCTCGGTTCTCTCGTCACCAATCTGCAGAGCAGTGACGGCAGTACGCATTATATTCAGGTACAGATACAGTTGAAAACCTATAATACTGTCGTCGAAACTTCAGTAAAATCTTTTATGCCCGAAATTCGTAATGGTATTTTGATGCTGCTCAGTGCCCAGAATGCTGACAAGGTCAGTGAGCCCGCAGTGCGTGATCAGTTGCTGCAAGAGATAAAGCAGCAAGTGAATACGACGTTGGAGACCGACGGAGGGGTGCAGAAAGTGCCTCCGACTGAGAAGAATCCGCCCATTGCCGCCGTTTACTTTGCCAGTTTCGTTGTCCAGTAA
- the motA gene encoding flagellar motor stator protein MotA, with the protein MFLLIGYVIALGAIFGGFTLEGGQLAALVQPYELLMIGGGAFGAFFAATFPRTFKSVFKALPRAFKGSNYTKAVYMELLSLLNELFAKIRQGGLMSIEGDVDDPQSSELFKKYPRILADHHVLEFITDYLRLMVGGNLGAFEMENLMDVDIDTHHREQEIPIHALTRTADGMPAFGIVAAVMGVVNTMGSVDKPPSVLGELIAAALVGTFLGILLGYAVVSPLAARLEDRAAEASKMFECIKVALLATMNAYPPQVAVEFGRKVLYSTERPSFQELDSHLRDLKGK; encoded by the coding sequence ATGTTTTTACTAATCGGTTATGTCATTGCACTGGGCGCCATTTTTGGCGGATTCACGTTGGAGGGTGGCCAACTCGCCGCCCTTGTCCAGCCCTATGAATTGCTCATGATTGGCGGCGGGGCATTCGGCGCGTTTTTTGCCGCCACTTTTCCGAGGACTTTTAAATCAGTATTCAAAGCGTTGCCACGGGCATTTAAAGGTTCTAACTATACCAAAGCCGTCTATATGGAGCTGCTCAGTTTGCTCAATGAGCTGTTTGCAAAAATCCGACAGGGCGGATTGATGTCTATTGAAGGCGATGTGGACGATCCGCAATCCAGTGAGCTCTTTAAAAAATACCCTCGCATTCTCGCTGATCATCATGTTCTGGAGTTTATTACGGATTATTTGCGGCTTATGGTGGGCGGAAATCTGGGAGCATTCGAGATGGAAAATCTCATGGATGTGGACATAGATACGCATCATCGTGAGCAGGAAATTCCCATCCACGCATTGACACGCACTGCGGATGGTATGCCAGCGTTCGGGATTGTGGCGGCAGTGATGGGCGTGGTAAATACGATGGGCTCCGTGGATAAGCCACCGTCCGTATTGGGCGAACTGATCGCCGCCGCACTGGTGGGTACTTTTCTCGGCATCCTGCTGGGTTATGCTGTGGTATCGCCTTTGGCGGCGCGCCTTGAAGATCGCGCTGCTGAGGCCAGCAAAATGTTTGAGTGTATCAAGGTGGCCTTGCTGGCGACGATGAATGCCTACCCCCCTCAGGTGGCTGTCGAATTCGGACGCAAGGTGCTTTATTCGACGGAGCGTCCCAGTTTCCAGGAGCTGGATTCACATTTGCGTGATTTGAAAGGCAAGTAG
- the motB gene encoding flagellar motor protein MotB, with protein MAGDDKTKPIVIKRIKKGGGAHGGAWKIAYADFITALMAFFLLMWLLGSTTKAQLQGIAQWFKNPEQVSLMGGPGSGSSNSILPGGGSNLNKTVGEVQRGQKRQVMASNETPVNRAERIDQHNLEQLQKALDAQIASKPALAAFRKQLLINITPEGLRIQVVDSAKRSMFPNGSTILEPYAHAIFQAIAPTLNELPNEISITGHTDALRYLNDGKGYSNYNLSAGRANAVRQTLVQSGLDESKILRVVGMGSAVLYVPKEPNSPLNRRVSIVVLSQEAARRIIYNQQAENNVTSSDAAEHVLTKAGALF; from the coding sequence ATGGCCGGTGACGACAAAACCAAACCGATAGTCATCAAGCGTATCAAAAAAGGCGGTGGCGCTCACGGTGGTGCGTGGAAAATTGCCTACGCTGATTTTATTACCGCGTTGATGGCGTTTTTTCTGTTGATGTGGCTCTTGGGATCTACCACAAAAGCGCAATTGCAGGGTATTGCCCAGTGGTTTAAGAATCCTGAGCAAGTGTCGCTGATGGGCGGGCCGGGTAGCGGATCATCCAACTCGATCCTGCCGGGTGGTGGAAGTAATTTGAATAAAACGGTCGGAGAGGTGCAGCGGGGTCAGAAACGGCAGGTCATGGCGAGTAATGAAACACCGGTCAACCGCGCGGAGCGTATTGATCAGCACAACCTCGAACAGCTTCAGAAGGCGCTGGATGCGCAAATTGCCAGTAAACCGGCACTGGCGGCATTCCGGAAACAGCTGCTTATAAACATCACCCCGGAAGGGTTGCGCATTCAGGTCGTGGATAGTGCTAAAAGATCTATGTTTCCCAACGGGAGTACCATACTGGAGCCCTACGCCCACGCTATTTTCCAGGCTATTGCGCCGACTCTGAATGAGTTGCCCAATGAGATCAGTATAACTGGCCATACCGACGCGTTGCGTTATCTCAATGACGGGAAGGGCTATAGTAACTACAATTTATCCGCAGGCAGGGCGAACGCGGTGCGGCAGACCCTGGTACAAAGCGGGCTGGATGAGAGCAAGATCTTGCGTGTTGTGGGTATGGGCTCGGCGGTGCTGTACGTTCCCAAAGAGCCGAATTCTCCGCTGAATCGCCGAGTAAGTATTGTCGTGCTCAGTCAGGAGGCAGCCAGACGTATTATTTATAATCAGCAGGCAGAAAATAATGTGACATCATCTGATGCCGCGGAGCATGTCTTAACAAAAGCAGGTGCCTTATTTTAA
- a CDS encoding EAL and HDOD domain-containing protein: MNSKIANMPTPDAAQELVARQAILSRHGEVIGYELFAREEASGPLEDPFLCSARVLIKTFSVFNIEQLLGGKPAFINFTNSNFDEKSLELFPATQIIPEFTIIEAPTREFIDNILNLRKRGFRLALDRFEAAPWQIGLLKVVDFVKIDTYLNEPREWEAWIQLIRKADITNIPAIIATRVETQIMARRCFEAGVDYSQGYYFMRPEIISGRSLAANQLTIFNLLNMLAEENPVGDIEETFRRDPGLSFQLLRYLNSAGLTRGQEIDSIRRALILLGRQPLQRWLTLLLFASQGARKTPLLTMAATRARLAELLRERSPKLDAQPVALHRSFLAGMLSLLDACLNQPLPELLGELRLSQEMHAAILQHEGEDGMLLLIVEAAESGDIEVVRNAGHALGLSVTDITNMSLESMAWAAALK; the protein is encoded by the coding sequence ATGAACTCAAAAATTGCAAACATGCCCACGCCAGACGCTGCCCAAGAACTTGTTGCCCGCCAAGCCATTCTGAGTCGTCATGGCGAGGTGATCGGCTATGAACTATTTGCGAGAGAAGAAGCCAGCGGACCACTGGAGGATCCGTTCCTCTGTTCGGCTAGGGTGCTGATAAAAACATTCAGCGTATTCAATATAGAACAGTTACTCGGCGGAAAACCAGCCTTTATCAACTTTACCAACAGCAATTTTGATGAAAAAAGTTTAGAACTTTTTCCAGCCACGCAAATAATCCCAGAATTTACCATTATCGAAGCGCCAACACGGGAGTTTATTGACAATATTCTCAATTTGCGAAAACGCGGCTTTCGCCTCGCTTTGGATCGTTTTGAAGCAGCGCCATGGCAGATCGGCTTACTCAAGGTCGTGGATTTCGTCAAAATAGATACGTATCTCAATGAACCCAGGGAATGGGAGGCATGGATACAACTAATTCGCAAAGCCGATATAACCAATATTCCAGCCATTATCGCTACCCGGGTTGAAACCCAAATCATGGCACGACGCTGCTTTGAAGCGGGGGTGGACTATAGCCAGGGTTACTATTTCATGCGTCCGGAAATTATCAGTGGGAGAAGTCTTGCTGCCAATCAACTTACCATATTCAACCTGTTAAACATGCTTGCCGAGGAAAATCCAGTCGGTGATATTGAAGAAACTTTTCGCCGTGATCCCGGCTTGTCTTTTCAGTTACTCCGCTATTTGAATTCTGCAGGGCTGACCCGAGGTCAGGAAATTGACAGTATTCGCCGCGCGCTCATATTACTGGGCAGGCAACCCTTGCAACGCTGGCTAACGTTGTTACTTTTTGCCAGCCAAGGGGCGCGCAAAACGCCATTGCTGACGATGGCCGCGACCCGCGCACGCCTTGCGGAGCTGCTTCGCGAGCGCTCTCCTAAACTGGATGCGCAACCAGTGGCACTGCATCGCTCATTTTTAGCGGGTATGCTCTCCCTGCTGGATGCCTGCCTCAATCAACCGCTGCCTGAACTGCTGGGTGAGTTGCGACTCTCACAGGAAATGCATGCCGCCATACTGCAGCATGAGGGGGAGGATGGCATGCTGCTTCTAATCGTCGAAGCGGCCGAGAGTGGTGATATCGAGGTGGTGCGAAATGCTGGTCACGCACTCGGCTTATCGGTAACAGACATCACCAACATGTCGCTGGAATCCATGGCTTGGGCAGCGGCTTTAAAATAA
- a CDS encoding protoglobin domain-containing protein: MDFLEIVNKDQNLAIFAQMAGLKETDVHLLQSAAPQALALLPEVVALFLQHLKSVPEVEQRLATAHQDFPQHLTHWLGNLFTGPHDQQFLEAQHQEGSNNVQKRIPPLYTAFAMSFLRAALPQLLGTHGVSQQYGEGALTAAILRMLDLCQYLTDRAYTARLLEVTGISKTLLDRLMTV, encoded by the coding sequence ATGGATTTCTTAGAAATAGTGAACAAAGATCAGAACCTGGCGATTTTTGCGCAGATGGCCGGGCTGAAAGAGACGGATGTGCATCTCCTTCAGTCTGCTGCACCCCAGGCACTGGCGCTGCTGCCGGAGGTCGTTGCCCTTTTCCTTCAGCATCTGAAGAGCGTCCCCGAAGTGGAGCAGCGGCTCGCGACTGCACATCAGGATTTTCCGCAACACCTGACCCATTGGCTCGGCAATCTCTTCACCGGTCCGCACGACCAGCAGTTTCTGGAAGCCCAGCATCAAGAGGGCAGCAATAATGTGCAAAAACGCATTCCGCCGCTGTATACCGCCTTTGCCATGAGTTTTTTGCGGGCCGCTTTACCACAATTATTAGGGACCCACGGCGTTTCCCAACAATACGGCGAAGGCGCTTTAACAGCAGCCATCCTGCGCATGCTGGATCTCTGTCAGTATCTCACGGACCGCGCTTATACAGCACGCCTGCTGGAAGTAACGGGCATCTCGAAGACCTTGTTAGATCGCCTCATGACGGTATGA
- a CDS encoding OprD family outer membrane porin, with translation MLQKNRYSIIMGACYIFAIPSFAQAEAPKNFIQKSGISGTIRSCYFSKLYGAAAENNMDAYGLGGILNVKTAPVFGGFILGASFFTANDLGTHGNNPKHVDTTLMGIASSINALGQAYIQYVMPRRLLIRIGNQIINTPWMGPRDSRMLPQTFQGMFARITPVSGLNLEAMRIFRWKSRTSSDYYKDNLYYDTNYYNDPLYDVTAVLPKNAGKFQGTLAFGATYKAKGAEVQAWYYNFYQFAQMFYGSAAYTLKTGAGFFPFAAVQYMREWQVNSVFQKYDAKLFGQSGGVNATLWGGKLGVKSPSGKVFVAYNALIPHAGSFGGGAIISPYGNYKATYSSFITDNLLAFGPGHAWRVAASYRLCQKQIILMVGYIHFNTNYEGTTHGVYLDMTYVPKVLKGFAVRDQVAIDNGLQAYAGRSFIYNRMMLQYVF, from the coding sequence ATGTTACAGAAAAATAGATATTCAATTATAATGGGTGCCTGTTACATTTTCGCCATACCCAGTTTCGCTCAGGCCGAAGCGCCAAAAAATTTCATCCAGAAGAGTGGCATTAGCGGAACTATACGCTCTTGCTACTTCAGTAAACTCTATGGTGCCGCAGCCGAAAACAACATGGATGCTTACGGCCTGGGTGGTATTCTCAACGTAAAAACCGCGCCCGTTTTCGGAGGCTTTATCTTGGGGGCTAGCTTCTTCACTGCCAACGATTTGGGCACACACGGTAATAATCCCAAGCATGTTGACACTACATTGATGGGCATTGCGTCTTCCATTAATGCACTGGGGCAAGCTTATATTCAGTATGTCATGCCTCGCCGCCTGCTGATTCGCATCGGCAACCAGATAATCAACACGCCGTGGATGGGTCCCCGCGATTCACGCATGTTGCCTCAGACCTTCCAGGGCATGTTCGCCCGGATCACCCCTGTTTCTGGATTAAATCTAGAGGCCATGCGCATTTTCCGCTGGAAGAGTCGAACCTCCAGCGATTACTACAAAGACAATCTGTATTATGACACAAATTATTACAACGATCCGCTGTATGACGTGACCGCCGTATTGCCGAAAAATGCTGGGAAGTTCCAGGGTACGCTGGCCTTCGGCGCAACATATAAAGCGAAGGGTGCAGAGGTTCAGGCCTGGTATTACAACTTCTACCAGTTTGCGCAGATGTTTTATGGTAGTGCCGCCTATACCCTAAAAACGGGCGCAGGGTTCTTTCCCTTTGCTGCCGTGCAGTATATGCGAGAATGGCAGGTAAATTCGGTCTTCCAAAAATATGACGCCAAACTCTTCGGACAATCTGGCGGTGTCAATGCGACATTGTGGGGTGGCAAACTGGGTGTGAAAAGTCCTAGCGGTAAAGTGTTTGTGGCATATAATGCCCTTATTCCTCATGCTGGATCCTTTGGTGGGGGTGCCATTATCTCACCCTATGGCAATTATAAGGCCACTTACTCGTCGTTCATAACGGATAACCTGCTGGCCTTTGGTCCCGGACATGCGTGGCGCGTTGCTGCAAGCTATCGACTGTGTCAAAAGCAAATTATTTTAATGGTCGGATATATCCACTTTAATACCAATTATGAGGGTACGACCCACGGCGTTTACCTAGATATGACTTATGTCCCCAAGGTGCTCAAAGGATTTGCCGTCCGTGATCAGGTCGCCATCGATAATGGTTTACAGGCGTATGCAGGCAGATCCTTCATCTACAATCGGATGATGTTGCAGTATGTCTTCTAA